Genomic DNA from Streptomyces sp. NBC_01571:
GACGAGTACCAGGACACCCCCGCCGGCCTCGCAGAAGCCCTACTAGGCACGCCCGACGAGGAGACACGCTTCCGTGGCCCCCTGTGTGGATTCTTCGGTGACCACTGGCAACAGATCTACGACAACGTGTGCGGAACCATCACCGACCCCCGATTGAAACCGATCATCAGGCGGCGTAATCGCCGCTCCGAGCGCGCAGTGGTGGATTTCCTCAACTCGATGCGCCCTGAACTGAAACAGACCGCAAACCCAAGAGCAGATCAGGGCAGCGTCACGATCTACCACACCAACGACTGGGCCGGAACGAGGCTCACTCACCATCAGAAGGGTCAGATCGGGTGGGACGCGGCACACGCTGCCCGCAGCTGGGTACTGCAAGACGCCCGCACACACCATTGGCGCGCTGAGGAGTCAGTCGGCATCGCCGCCGCACAGACAGTCGCTCCCAACACCAAGATCCTCATGCTCACGCACGAGACCATTGCCGGCGAACTGGGCTACCAGCGACTCCACAAAGCCTTCCGGCGCAACGAGTCCTACGTGAAGAAAGAAGACCACATCATGGCCTTCTTCCTCGACGTCCTAGAGCCCGCCCTGCTCCACCACCGCAACAAGCGCTACGGTGCGATGTTCGACATACTCGGCCACCGCTCACTTCTCACTTCTCCTGCCGACAAGCGCACCTGGGCTGCAGTACTGCATGAAATCGATGAGACACGCGAAACGGGAACGGTTGGGGATGTCCTCGACCTTTGTCTGAAACAACGGTTGTTCGACGGCCTGAGTAAAATACGCGAACGCCAGCAGAAGTCCGAGACGCCAACGGATGACGGCGCGCAGGCCGCAGGCGACGACAAAGCCAAGGCGCGAGCAAAGGAGTACCAGGCACTACGGGCTGTGCCCTACGCGCAACTGCTGGCCCTGCATGACCATCTCGGCGGTGGTACACCCTTCGCCACACAACACGGAGTTAAGGGACAGGAGTTTGACCGGGTTCTCACTGTCATCAGCAAGGGGCACACCCGCTTCCA
This window encodes:
- a CDS encoding UvrD-helicase domain-containing protein, with the translated sequence MTTPIKNLTHTPSQSVVNVFASEAQAVQEAILSTLHDGRHFKVEAGAGAGKTSSLIEAVQGIIAHRHRYLPRRDQRVACITYTNVARDEIISRTDSSPYVYADTIHGFLWRLLSPFPRHLLRHLVELDAVKPKLEGRTSLDGYTVGYTTGFAKIDHETLHVQLAHNDLPALACKLFTLPKFRAIVADQFPVVFVDEYQDTPAGLAEALLGTPDEETRFRGPLCGFFGDHWQQIYDNVCGTITDPRLKPIIRRRNRRSERAVVDFLNSMRPELKQTANPRADQGSVTIYHTNDWAGTRLTHHQKGQIGWDAAHAARSWVLQDARTHHWRAEESVGIAAAQTVAPNTKILMLTHETIAGELGYQRLHKAFRRNESYVKKEDHIMAFFLDVLEPALLHHRNKRYGAMFDILGHRSLLTSPADKRTWAAVLHEIDETRETGTVGDVLDLCLKQRLFDGLSKIRERQQKSETPTDDGAQAAGDDKAKARAKEYQALRAVPYAQLLALHDHLGGGTPFATQHGVKGQEFDRVLTVISKGHTRFQIPEMLASYSRRHELTGKDQEAFVRARNLFYVACSRAKQHLALLFTARLDPAALDTLCAWVGSSRIHSLQFDGDSVMGGAPEASSAV